The segment agagggctggagcacctctcctgtgcagacaggctgagagagctggggtggttcagcctggagaagagaaggctccagggagaccttacagcacctgccagcacctaaaggggccAACaagacagctggagagggacatATTAGAAGGATGTGTAGTTATAGGACAAGtaggaatggctttaaactgaaaaagggtagatttaggttagatgtaaggaagaaattgttccctGTGATAGTGCcgagacactggcccaggctgaccagagcagctgtgggtgccccatccctggcagggctcaaggccaggctggatggggctgggagcagcctgggctggccaaaggtgtccttgcccatggcaggggggttggtaCTACaagatctttaaggtccctttcaacccaaaccattctacgattctatgaaAAAAGAGACCTGGTGCCTAAACAGCAAGGGAAGTTAGCAGAAACAGGAAAGCATCCTCCAATAGACTTAAGAATtagcaaatgaagaaagaaagaaaaagaattgtaCGCTTTGACATGTAAAATGACAAATATAACTAGATGgaggaaaaagactttgaaaaacaaCTAGGTAAGGGAATCACAACTAAATCTAAAAATGGGGCAAAAGGTTTCCTAGATTTCTCTGTCACCTATTAAAAGTCAAAGAATAAAGAAGCACTGAAAAGTAAGGCCATCGGCCTGGACTCTTCACACTGATACTTACTGTGGAAGAAACCTAGTTAGTTGTATGTAAGTCTTTTTTTGTGAGGGGTACAGAAAAGGATCTGTATGAACAGGCTATGGCGTATCTATGGGAAAAGTAAGTGCTAAGGAATAACATGGACCAAATGATACTCTATACATCAAGCTGTAAGAGAAATCTACGATGAATAGCTGAATTATTAATGATCAATCTGAGCTCAGTCTTGAAAATTCCTTGTGTGACCAATACAATACCTATTTACTCCACTAGTTTCCAAGTGGAACCACAGGTTTCTAAGACTGTAATCTATACTGGACTTTTTAGTAAATATTACAACAATGCTACAAGAAGCAAATGTCTGAATAAAGATAAAGgaggtgtgtgtgcatgttttgattttgcttcCATAACGAGAAAGCCAGTGAAGTCCTGATGAAGACATCAATATATATGTGGATATTATCTGTTTCAAAATTCAAGTTTCCAAATGTTCTTCTATAAGAGTTCCTGTCCAGTCAACAAATCACTAGATAAAAATgttctggtgaaaaaaaaaaaaaaaaaaaaaaaagctggtgaCAATACCTGTTCTTACAAAGCATTCAATTAGAATTTCAGAGctaaattatattttgaatATAGAACAATTCAAGAGTTATAGTATCACAAGAAACTCAAAGAATTCCCAAGAAAACTGCATGTGAAGTAATTCAGATTGCTCTCTGGCTTCAGGAGGTGCTGAACACAGAAGTACAAAAACTTATTGCTGCATTTTGCTGGCAGTCTAATTCACTCACATTAAAACTCGAGTAGGAAAACAATCCAGTTGAAATCTACTGCTTACTCCCCAACTGTTTCTGAAGTTCATATGTGCACCTAGTGCAAattcattttatattatattgGTTTGTAGTTTATAGAAGAAATCATTccagaaaattatattaatcTTTGTACTTAATTCcactttatttatttcatgaaTACATGAATTTGATacactttaaatattaaaaaaccctcattGTTTCACGatgcttttctgtgtcttctgcTTGAACATACATTGTCTCTCAAAACAAACTACAGTATTTCTACCTGGTCCTAATTACcctattttccaaaataaattatctAAATAAAAGTTAATACAATTACATTTCGCTTCTCAAGCTCACAGTTGTTTCCACCTGCCTTTAATAATGTGGAGTGTTGTTGAGTCGGAATCTTGTTTTTCTATCCTCCCTTAGATACTACGTAACTATGCAGACAGGCTACGAAAAAAATGTTGCCTTACAACACAAGAGATGGCAGCATCAAACTTactttactgaaaaacaaataacatCCAGTGTTTTGTCTTTAAACTACTGCATATAAGAAAACAGACAGACACTATCACCCTAGAAATaagtttgtgggtttgttttttttttttattattattccttttccAAACATGAAGGGtggagggctttttttcctcgGTATTTTCCAAGTTTCTTTGAAGTGTAACTTTGTAAGAAAACTAGGCCAGAATATACTCATTAAGGTCGGCATAAACAGTCATCACCGGCCTCGCCCATATTCACTGGACTCTTAAATAACGTTTGTAAAGCTACAGCCATCAGCTAAGTTGACGGCCCGTGATCTCATATTTCTGCAACACTGCAGAGACTGAGGACCTGTTTGACTCACACCACCACCGCTTTGCCACCGTACAAAAAAGCTGTCCAGGACctctattttaaaagctgaccTGTGCTACCGCAAGATTAGCCTGAGGTAACACAGAAGTGGTTATTTGCTTTTCGCTCCGCCGGTGGTAATACTGctcccttcctttcctgccGCCTGAACTTTCCTACCGCCCTCAGAGAGCACGTTGCCATTTCCCCCGCCACACCTGAGGGAAAggcgcgccgcggggccggAACGCCTGGCAGCCGACAAAATGGCGGGCGGGGGCGGAGAGCGGCGGGATACCCCCTCCCCTGAGGCGCACGGCGCGCCCAATCGCAGGCTGCAGATCGGCACCACGTGATCGCGCGGCACCGCCCCACACTACAACTCCCATCACACCCCGGGGCACGCACCTCATTCCGGCCCCGCCTCCCGCTCCCAGAACCAGAAGGCgccgggggtgctgggggaaggtCGCGCAGGGGAGAGGGTCGCAGCGCTGCCCTGTCGGTACCATGCTGGCTGCCAGTATCCGCAGGTTTACCACCTCTGCCCTGCGTAGGAGCCATTATGAGGAGGGCCCTGGGAAGGTGCGTGTGGAGGAGGTGCCGGCCCGCTGCGGCGTGGCCTGAAGGTCGCAGGAGGGGACTGCGGCCGGGCTCGGGGAGGGGaaggcgcggggggggggggggggggtgagggcCCGCCTCGGGGTGGCGGGGCAGGGAGCGTAACGGCTCGCTGCGGGACGGTGGCTCCGCGGGAGGAGCGGGACGGGGAGAAACGTGTCCTTGAAGGACGTTGCTCTGGCGGCGCTCGCCCGGCCCGCGGGCGGCCAGCGGCAGGCCTAGCCCAGGGGCCAGCCCCGCCACAGCTCCGGGGTGACGGCACGGGGGACGCTCGGGAGATTGCTGAAAGGGGGGCAGCCAGAGGGGCGTCGGTGGAGCCGCAGTGCGGGCCTGGGCTGGCTGGCCGTCGGCGCTGGTGTGAGGCGCAGGCCCGTCCTGCTTTGGCTGTGCTCAAGGTGAGCCCCTCGCTCGGTGAGCGCCCGTGAGGAGTTCTGCACAGTCCCAGGGCCCCAGCGGACTGGATGCCGTTGTGAGGAGCAGAGTAACGACTGCTGTGTTGCCAGTTGCCCAGCTGGTGTCTGGTGGGTTTGGTGGTCTGGTGGTACTGCTGTTACAGCCACAGCAAAGAGATCTGTGTTGCAAATGATTTCATATCCTTCCTTGCAACTTTCTGCAGTGACTTCTGACCAGTGGTACAAATGATGAGCATTGCAGTATGAGAGACAGCAATGATACTGTAAACGCTTTCTGATGTACCTTGTTGCTTAATACGTTCTCTTAAGTCCTATATCGAAAAACTAATTTTACACACCTAACGAGCCAGAGGGTAGTCTTCACAGTGAAGGTTTAGATGTTGGAACAGCTTGCCTAGAGAAGTGTTGGGCTCTGTATCTTCAGGGACATGCATGCTGAACTGGATGAGACCTTCAAAGCAGGGGTAGTTTGCTAAattgggggaagaggggaagagcGGACAAAATGACCTCAGGAGGTCACATGCAAGCTATTATTgtaattactgtatttctttccttgagAGGAAGGGAAACTGATTTGTGCCTGAATGTTGTTTTTGTCAGCTTGACTCCACCTGTTAGTGCTCTGAGCTTCTCACCATTTTCAAGTCAATGAGGAAGTAACTGCTGCATGGCTGcaaaacttaaaattaatttttctcttacagAACATTCcgttttctgtggaaaataaatGGCGATTACTTGCAGTGATGTGTGGATTCTTTGGAAGTGGATTTGTCGCTCCTTTTGTTATTGTCAGACACCAGCTTCTTAAGAAATGAAGAGGACAGACTGTAATTGCACTAGCTGGGTAACTGCATTTAGATTTCATAGCATGGTGGAGTCTGTGGTCAAAACTGAGCTTTACAGAGTCTAATCTAAAACCATTATCAATTTTCAACCCTTCATAGTCCAGGTGCTAAAGAGTTGTGGTCTGCAATGGCATCTATAACTCAAATAATGAATAGGTTTGTTTGCTTCACAGGGCTGCTGCACTGTCAGTGGCTGGTCCTAAGGCCACACCTTTCTGGCTGCAGCTTCTTGATGGTCTACAGCTGGGTGAACTGACAGAAGAGTGCTACTGTTTTGATTTGGATAATAACTATAACCAAAACCATGTCTACCTTTCTTGAGAAGCGTAACTTTATGTTTCAGTCTGTAGGAACAGCTGGCATGTGTGATGTGAACAAAACAGTATGAGAAACTGTGATACTGTAAACGCTTTCTGATGTGCCAGTTAAAACTGAGTGGAAAACAACATTGCTTGAAATTCAGTTCAGCCATGTCAAAACAATCACACCACCTACATACAATGTTCCTAACCATTCACAGGATAAAGTCCACATAAAACAAGGTCATTAACAGCAGAAACAATTGTAACTGATGCTTGCTGACGATCATAACAGACAAAGCAAGCCTCAGACATATTCAGACTGTGCAAGCATGCGCTTTCCAGTTGAAAGGCCGCATCAGTTTATCTTAATCTGAtttcacttcagaaatatttggtATTGTCAGTTCTGTAATCTGAGAAACAACAAATCTTTTTAAGCTGGAATGACCCAGGTAgttcttgaaaagaaataacagtCCTCACTAGAATCTCATAATTGGAGCAAATTGAAGTAATCTATGTAATTCCTTTGACAGTCTGATGTTTTTGACTCCCTagattaaggagaaaaaatcaGCACACTTGTATTGAACTTGAGCACTTAAAACTGTATGATTTCATAACCATAAGTCAGGGCCTCTGCTACAAAAGCATGCAGTGGATGAAGCAAAGCCTGACAAATTTATAGTTAATTTATTTGTAGCTTTTCTAAATTCGAAGGGTAACGTAGTTCTTAAActcattaattctttttttttttccttgcagagcTGAAGTCTTCTACACAGCACCTTTCAATGGAAAAAGGATAGCTGCAATTGTGTACCATGCTGAATGTGtctaaataaaatcttaaatctGAAGGTCTTGGGCTGTGTATTTTGTGAAATTCCTGAAGTGCTTTTGACAATAGGTGTATACTGAGAACCCCTTCAGATTGTGGTGTGTTGACATTAAATTGGCCGctaattttctttatagataAAGAGGGTTGAAGCgttacatttcaaaacagaagttgGGCTCAACACCTTTAGCAGAACAGATGTTTAAATAGCTTTACTAAGCTATATGGCCTTTTCAAACACTCTTTAGACTACTCACAGAATAATGACCTGGGATAGTTTATAACCAGTGAGCCTCACAGTGGGTATACTGTCACCATAATCCATGCTGCAGAATTTTTATCTTCAATATTTTGGGTTCATCAGTTGAGAAGACTTTATTTGTCTATGTTTCCACACTTGTTTATTCTAAAGAGTTGTTGCTGGCTTACTGTTGCCCTGTGCAGGAACCTATGCATTGCCCTGCAGGTTTCATGAGGCCTCAGGACTGGATGACGACCAAGTCTGGAAAGTGAGTACAGCAGCAATAACTAGAACTGTGATCAGAAAAAGTATTGGTAATATTCTATAGCTTATCAGAACTGGTATTGCTGCAGATACAGCTGTTCTGAAAGAATTGATAGTTTTCAGTTTGTAGCTGTAGTCTTTGCACAGGATCATACCAAACAAGGGGGACTGTGTAATTAAAGGTAATTTAGAGCTGTGAAGAGTGCTGTTGGGACACTTCCACCAACCTGAACATGACATGTTATAGTCAGTGGCCCTGTTGCCTGCATGAGTAGGAAGTAATTTTCACATACAGTTTTGTTGGGACCACCTCTGACTAAAGATGCATGAGGAATAGTGGTGTGATCCTGTAATGATTACATCACCTAGGAAATGATGCTGTCAAGTGGTAGTATTGAGTTCCTTAAGTGAAgttttctcatttacttttttaCTCTAAAATACTCTTCTGTCTGTAGCACAATACATTTAATGTGGCTTCCAATGTCAATTCATAGACTGGTGTTACAGAAGTTTGGAATGTGTTGGTATAGTTCAAACAAGTACTAGTTTGTCATCAAATACCATGAGCTTACAAGAGCAATAAAATCCTCTTGGCAACAGAATAGCTTTTGGGTATTGGGTAtctttttgtttgggggggggggggggggcggggggcagcttTAAAATACTGATGACTAGTCCTGGTGTCAGCTGGAACAGTTAattttcagtagctggtgcagtgctgtgttttgggtttggtgtgagagTGATGTTGCTAACACAcattttttagttgttgctgggtaatgtttgtACAAAGTcggggacttttcagtttctcaggccttgccaagcaagaaggctggagcaGCATAAGaacttgggaggggacacagccaggactgttgatctgaactagccaaagggatattccgtaccatgAACATCATGCTTACGTAAGCTGGGGGGAGTCGGACAGGGGCTGCCGATGACTGCTGGGAGACTGGCTGAGCATTGGTGAGCGGGAGGTGAGCAATTGTatatcacttcttttttctttgggtttttttttcttttagattttatttctctcccttgctctccttttcattacagttattATTACTGctactattttatttcaattatcaTTATCTCCTCAtacaagttttacctttttcctgattctccttcctgtcctgctggggaggggttggggggagTGAGGGGGTGAGCAGCGGCCTGGTacttgctggctggggttaagccaCACAGTGTGTGAAGAGCCTGCTGGGAACAAAGTAGTAACTGTTGCTACAACTTCTTCAGCAGAGCTAGAAGGTAGCTTAATGAAGCATGGTGATTTTGATAAAGGGCTAGCAAAGGCTACGAAAAAGTGATAATGAAGAAAGATTCAGAGTAAAGATCCCACAATATAAAGGATTGAGATAGTAGGAATTCTTTATAGCTGTGACTGAGGTATAATTATATGCTATAATGTTTCTTAATGTACTTCCTGTCTGCAGAGTAATGCCTTTCAACAGACTTTGAGAGCATGTCTCCCTGTGTCTTGTGAAGCAAGCGAACTGTGTGTGTACTGTAGGTGATATGGGAACAGTGTGCTGAAACAGCTGGGGAATCCAGAAAGGGTGACTATTTCTTGGTCTAGACATTGGGATTTCCTGGAAGAACTTGGGTACTATAAAAAAATGCCACCCTttcaatgcaaaaataaaaatgggagCTCTTCGGTGAGAAAGTCTCATTTGCTTTCTCTCACAGATGAGCAGGTCAAAATGTCTGTTGCACAAGGCAAGTCCGAATGGAAGCCTGTTACAGAATTGCATTTCTCTTAGGGGTcacaaacataatttttctgtgtatgcATTTGTACCTAGCTCACTGTGTGTCCTCCA is part of the Falco biarmicus isolate bFalBia1 chromosome Z, bFalBia1.pri, whole genome shotgun sequence genome and harbors:
- the LOC130143022 gene encoding cytochrome c oxidase subunit 7C, mitochondrial, with amino-acid sequence MLAASIRRFTTSALRRSHYEEGPGKNIPFSVENKWRLLAVMCGFFGSGFVAPFVIVRHQLLKK